CCCAAGGAAGTTCGGAAGCAGCGCGCAGCCGAGGGGAAGGTCATGAAAAAGGGCGCCGGCGATGCCGACGCCCCCGATGCCTGAGTGACTGTCGCGGGCTCGGCGAGCCGCCTCTACTTGCAGGACTCGGCAATCGTGTTGCGCGTCCGCTCGATTTCGTCCCCCCGCTGAGCATCCTCGAGGAAGGTCTCACCACCCTTGCCATCGGGCAGAATCATGCGGCGGCCGGATTCGAGAGCCTTGAGGTGGGTGCGGGCGCGCTCGCAGTTTTCGCGATTCTGCGCTGCCTGTGCGGCCTCCTTCGCCTCCTTGTCGGCCTTTTCCCTGGCTTCCTGCTGGCGTTTACGGAATTCCAGGTCCTTCTCCGCTGCGGTCTTGGGGGCATCCGTAGACTGGGGGCCGGCGGTCGCCTGCGAAGCATCGCTATCCGTGGTGCCGATCGCCGGCGGGGGAGAGGTGCCGAGAGCCTTGGAATTACGCACCGTCGCCGGCGGCGGCGTGTCGGAAATCACCGTCCGGCCGTTGCTGTCCTTCCATTGATAGGTTTGCGCATTGGCGTCGATGACGGTTGCGGTCGACGCGATTGCGAGGGCAATAATCAGGGCGGCTTTCATGGTAATCCGGAGTCAAGGGCGATTTCGTTATAATACGTTTTTGTGACCTTGGATCAAAGGCCATGCGAATTTTGCAAAAAGCCCTGACATTCGACGACGTCCTGCTCGTCCCTGCACATTCCCGCATTCTGCCTCGTGATGTCAGCCTGTCCACGAGGCTGACGCGCAACATATCTCTCAACCTGCCGCTGCTTTCCGCAGCCATGGATACCGTTACCGAAGGCCGTCTTGCCATTGCGCTGGCTCAGGAAGGTGGCATCGGCATCATTCACAAGAACCTGTCGCCGAAGGTACAGGCGGCCGAAGTGGCCAAGGTCAAGCGTTTCGAATCAGGTATTGTCAAGGATCCAATCACCGTCTCACCGCTGATGACGGTTCGCGATGTTCTCGAGATCACCAGCCAGTATCGCATTTCGGGTCTTCCCGTCATCGACCGGGCCGGCAAGGTGGTCGGCATCGTCACCAACCGCGATCTGCGCTTCGAAACCAACCTCGACCAGTCAGTCAGGGCGATCATGACCCCGCGCAAGCGTCTGATCACGGTCAAGGAGGGCGCCAGCGTCGAGGATGCCAAGGAACTGCTGCGCGTGCACCGCCTTGAGCGGGTTCTGGTCATCGACGACGCGTTCCATCTTCGCGGCCTGATCACCGTCAAGGACATCCTCAAGTCCACCGAGCATCCGCTTGCCAACAAGGATGCTTCCGGATGCTTGCGCGCTGGTGCTGCCGTCGGTGTCGGTCCCGGCACCGAGGAGCGTGTCGAGCGACTTGCCGAAGCCGGCGTTGACGTGCTCATTGTCGACACCGCGCACGGGCACTCGCAGGGGGTGCTGGATCGCGTCAACTGGATCAAGAAACACTATTCGCAGATCGAAGTGATCGGTGGCAATATCGCCACGTCGGATGCCGCACGAGCCCTGGTCGACAGCGGCGCCGACGCGGTCAAGGTGGGGATAGGCCCCGGTTCGATCTGCACCACCCGGATTGTGGCCGGCGTCGGCGTCCCGCAGATCACGGCGATCCAGAATGTCTCGGAAGCGCTGAAGGCCACGGGTGTGCCGATGATCGCCGATGGCGGCATCCGCTATTCTGGCGACATCGCCAAGGCGATTGCCGCCGGCGCCGATACCGTGATGCTCGGCGGGCTGTTTGCCGGCACGGAAGAAGCGCCAGGTGAAGTCGAACTGTTCCAGGGGCGTTCGTACAAGTCGTACCGTGGCATGGGCTCGCTCGGCGCCATGCAGGCGGGCTCCTCCGACCGCTACTTCCAGGAGGCCACGGCCAACGTCGACAAGTTCGTGCCGGAAGGGATCGAGGGCCGTGTGCCTTACAAGGGCGCGGTGCTTGCCGTCATTCACCAACTCATGGGCGGCCTGCGTTCGTCCATGGGCTACCTCGGCTGTTCGACTATCGCCCAGATGCACGAGCAGGCCTGCTTCATGGAAATCACTTCGGCGGGCGTGCGCGAATCGCACGTCCACGATGTGCAGATCACCAAGGAAGCCCCGAATTACCATGTCGACTGATTCATGTCCAGATGACCGACCTGGCTAAGGGTGCTCGTCGCAGTCGTCGTCATCGGCGGGGTCATCGCCTTCTCCCAATTCCTGCTGCATCTTGACGGGATGGGTGCTAGCAAGTTCGACCTCTGACAGGTGCCGGATTCTTCCGGCACCTTTTCCTCATGCCGCAGAAACGCTGGATTCCACCATGTCCCACCAGAAAATCCTGATCCTCGATTTTGGTTCGCAAGTAACTCAGCTGATCGCCCGTCGCGTGCGCGAACAACAGGTCTATTGTGAACTTCATTCTTTCGACGTCTCCGAGGAGTTCATCCGCGCCTTCAAGCCGAACGGGATCATCCTCTCGGGCGGCCCAAACTCTGTTTATGAGGCGCAGGAGTGGAAGGCGCCGCAGGTGGTTTTTGAGTTGGGCGTGCCGGTTCTCGGCATCTGCTACGGCATGCAAACCATGGCCCAGCAACTGGGGGGTAAGGTCGAGATCTCGGGCAAGCGTGAATTCGGTTTTGCCGAAGTGCGAGCCCGCGGGCATTCCCGGTTGTTCGACGGCATCCAGGACCGCAGCAATGCCGAGGGCCATGGCCTGCTCGAGGTCTGGATGAGCCACGGCGACAAGGTCACGGGGTTGCCGGACGGCTTCAAGGTCATCGGTAGCAGCGAGTCGTGCCCAGTGGCGGCGATGGCCGATGAAGAGCGGGCTTTCTACGCGCTCC
This window of the Candidatus Dechloromonas phosphoritropha genome carries:
- a CDS encoding DUF4124 domain-containing protein; this translates as MKAALIIALAIASTATVIDANAQTYQWKDSNGRTVISDTPPPATVRNSKALGTSPPPAIGTTDSDASQATAGPQSTDAPKTAAEKDLEFRKRQQEAREKADKEAKEAAQAAQNRENCERARTHLKALESGRRMILPDGKGGETFLEDAQRGDEIERTRNTIAESCK
- the guaB gene encoding IMP dehydrogenase, yielding MRILQKALTFDDVLLVPAHSRILPRDVSLSTRLTRNISLNLPLLSAAMDTVTEGRLAIALAQEGGIGIIHKNLSPKVQAAEVAKVKRFESGIVKDPITVSPLMTVRDVLEITSQYRISGLPVIDRAGKVVGIVTNRDLRFETNLDQSVRAIMTPRKRLITVKEGASVEDAKELLRVHRLERVLVIDDAFHLRGLITVKDILKSTEHPLANKDASGCLRAGAAVGVGPGTEERVERLAEAGVDVLIVDTAHGHSQGVLDRVNWIKKHYSQIEVIGGNIATSDAARALVDSGADAVKVGIGPGSICTTRIVAGVGVPQITAIQNVSEALKATGVPMIADGGIRYSGDIAKAIAAGADTVMLGGLFAGTEEAPGEVELFQGRSYKSYRGMGSLGAMQAGSSDRYFQEATANVDKFVPEGIEGRVPYKGAVLAVIHQLMGGLRSSMGYLGCSTIAQMHEQACFMEITSAGVRESHVHDVQITKEAPNYHVD